The genomic DNA ATTTCTTCTATTTTTGGTATTAGTTTATCATACTCAGATTGTAAACTAATATTCAACATGTTAGTTTCTCTATATTTTGTTGCTTTAGAAATTTTACCATTTAGATATTTTTCTATCATTAAACTTGTTATTGGTGCAGCAATTCTAGAACCATAACCACCATTTTCAACAAATATGGCAATAGCTATTTTAGGATTGTCTTTTGGAGCAAATGCAACTAGAATAGAATGATCTTCTAATTTTATTCGCTCTCCATTAACTACAGCATAATTTTCTGAAGTCCCTGTTTTACCGCAAATATCTATTCCTTTGACTTGATTCCGTCTTCCGGTACCCGTTTTATAAACTTCGTACATTGCTTCTATTACAGGATCAAAATGCTCTTTATCTATAGATGTTTGTTTTTTCTCTGTAAAATTTGGTGCTTTAATTGGATTCTTATCAACTTTCTTTAAAATATGAGGAGTGTAAAAGAAACCTTTATTTGCAATTGCAGCAGTAAAATTAGCTAATTGAATTGGTGTTGTTTGCACTTCTCCTTGTCCAATTGCATTCGAAATATTTGTAGAAGCATTCCACCTGTATCTATAGGCATCATCATAATATTTTCCTGTAGGAATTAAACCGGGGCTTCCTTGAGGTAAATCATATCCTAAATAGTCTCCTAAGCCAAAACTTTTTACATGATTCGCCCAATTATCTACACCTTCAGATGGCTTGTTATTTTTCTCTACAATTCTTTTATATGTATTAGAAAAATATGTATTACAAGATTTAGCAATAGCTATTTTTAATTTTACAGGCCTGCCAACAATACCACAATGACATTTCATAAATTCACCTTTTCTGTTTCCATATTTATAACCATGATAACATTTAAATGAACTATCTTTTGTAATAACACCTTCTTGTAAACCAATTAAAGCATTCATCATTTTAAAAGGAGAACCTGGAGGGTAAGAAGCTTTTAATCCTCTGTCATAAGTAGGTTTTTCTAAATTATCCGCATCCATTAAAATTGCTGAATTTTTAGATCTTTTTCTACCTACCAACATATTAGGATCGTATGTTGGCGCAGTGACCAAAGCTAAAATTTCACCCGAAGAAGGTTCTATTGCGACGATACCTCCTCTTTTACCAATCATTAATTTCTGCGCATATTCTTGAAGCTTAATATCTAGCGTAAGCATTAAATCTTTACCATTTTCTGCCAAGGTATCTTTCTCTCCGTTCTTAAAGGAACCGGTAACTTTATTCAAATTGTTACGATTAAAATACTTTTTTCCTTTACTACCTCTTAAGAAACCTTCATATTGTTTCTCTATACCATCTTTACCAATTAATTCTCCTGGTTCATAATAGGTATCCATCTTTGCAAGTTGCTCATTTACTTCACCAATATAGCCTAAAACATTTGCTGCAGCATTAATAGGATATTTTCTAATGATTCTTTTTTGAATAAAAAACCCATGGTACTTATGTAATTTTTCTTGAAGGAAAGCAAAATCTTCTTTTGCCAATTGTTTCAAAAAAACAGAGGGGAGGTAAGATGCATAATTATTTGCTTTATTATATCTCTTTAAAAAACTTTTTTTATTAATTTTTAAAAGCTTGCAAAACTCTAAAGTATCTAAAGACTTTACTTGATTTGGCTGAATCATAACATCATAAGAAAGCTGATTTGCCACCAATAAGACTCCGTTTCTATCATAAATATACCCTCTTTCTGGGTAATCGAAATCAATTTTTACAGCAGAATTATGAATAGGATCATAGTTATCTCCTCTAATTATTTGAAGTTGGAATAGACGACCTATAAAAACGACACCTACTATTGTGATTAAAAAGTAAAGTAAAAAACTTTTTTGCATTATTGCTTTTTAGAAAAAATATAAATTGATAAAAAATACAGTATCAACGTAAAAGCACTTGAATAAAGTGTATTTAATAGTACGTGATATATATTTTGAAAACTAAAGTTAATCAAAGAAAATAATATAAAATGATGTATTACTGTTAAAGTTACTACATAATTAAATTTCTTACCAAAGGGCTCTAAATTCAAATTAAAAAAAGGGTAATCTATTTCGTATTTTCTAAAAAAAACTTTTATAAAAAACAACCTCAAATACGCAGTTGTTAAAGTAGCAAAAGCATGAATACCCCCAGAATTAGAGAAAAAATCGACACTTAAACCCAAAAGGAAAGACACTAACAAAAAAGCAAATCTATTTTTCTTTAACGGATACAAGAAAATAAATAGAATGTATAGATATGGATTTATATACCCTAAAAATAAAATATTATTCAATACTAAGACTTGAAGAAGAACCAGAAATATAAAAAGAAGTCCGAAGTAGATTGTCTTGTTCATTTACTAATTTTCTAAAGATTTAATTTCTTCTTTATGTAGATTTTTAATAACGTAAACAGGCCCAATATTACTCATATCGTTAAACAACTTTACATTAATTGAATTATCTACAGCATTATTATTGTTAACTTCAATTACGGTTCCTATTAAAATGCCTTCCGGAAAAATAGTAGATTTCCCATCAGTCTCTATTGTATCTCCAATCTTCACTGGAGCTTGTCTTGGAATATCAGCTAATTGAACAATATTATAGTCTAAGCCATTCCATTTTAGAGTACCATAATATCTACTGTTTTTTAATCTTGCGTTTAATCCGCTATTTTTATTTAAAATAGATTGAACTCTCGTGTAGTTTGAAGAGACATGTTCTGTAACACCAATAATTCCTTTAGAGTTAATTACTGCCATTTCTTTATCTAAACCATCATTTCTTCCCATGTTAATAGTTAAGAAATTAAATGCGTTAGAATAATTATTGTTAATAATCTTCGCGTTTGAAAATGTATATTTTTGATGATATTTTACGGTGTCAATAACAATTGAATCCAAAGAAAAAGGAATCTTTATTTTTTGCTCTAAAAGATTTCTTAAACGTACGTTTTCTTCTAAAAGTACTGTATTAGTATGTTTAAGGTTAAAATAATCTGAAATACTAGAAATCTGATTGTACATACCCCCTGTTAAAGCATTTGCAGAGTTTACGTATTTACTTTTATGAAAATTGAGATTATTAAAAGTAAGTGTTAAAGCAATTAATTGCAACAACAAAAAGAATAAAAAATACTTAAACTTTTGAAAAAAGTAAATAAGTTGTTGCATTTATAGAACTGCTAAAAGATTATTTCATTAATATATTTTTGTATTTACCTAGTTCTTTTAAAGCAATTCCTGTTCCACGAACCACAGCTCTTAAAGGATCTTCTGCAACATAAACAGGTAAATCTGTTTTTCTAGAAAGCCTTTTATCTAAGCCTCTTAGCATGGAACCTCCACCTGCTAAATAAATACCACTGTTATAAATATCAGCAGCTAATTCTGGTGGCGTTTTAGATAATGTTTCCATAACAGCATCCTCAATTCTTAAAATAGATTTATCTAATGCTTTTGCTATTTCTCTATAAGAAACCTGTACTTGTTTCGGTTTACCACTTAGTAAATCTCTACCTTGAACCAACATGTCTTCTGGTGGGGTTTCTAAATCTTCAGTAGCTGCACCAATAGTAATTTTTATTTTTTCTGCCGTAGTTTCTCCAACATGTAAGTTATGTTGAGTACGCATGTAATACATAATATCATTTGTAAATAAATCTCCTGCAACTTTTACAGACTGATCACAAACAATACCAGCTAAAGCAATAACTGCAATTTCTGTTGTACCACCTCCTATATCTATAATCATATTTCCTTTAGGCTCCATAATGTCGATTCCAACACCAATTGCAGCAGCCATAGGTTCATAAATTAAATAGATTTCTTTGGCATTCATGTGTTTTGCAGAATCTCTAACAGCACGTTTTTCTACTTCTGTAATTCCAGAAGGAATACAGATAACCATTCTTAATGCTGGTGGAAATAACTTCTTTTTAATTGATGGAATTTGCTTTACAAATTCTTTAATCATTTCTTCAGAAGCTTGAAAATCTGCTATAACTCCGTCTTTTAAGGGACGAATCGTTTTGATATTTTCATGGGTTTTCCCTTGCATTAAATTGGCTTCTTTGCCAATTGCA from Polaribacter sp. ALD11 includes the following:
- the mreC gene encoding rod shape-determining protein MreC, translating into MQQLIYFFQKFKYFLFFLLLQLIALTLTFNNLNFHKSKYVNSANALTGGMYNQISSISDYFNLKHTNTVLLEENVRLRNLLEQKIKIPFSLDSIVIDTVKYHQKYTFSNAKIINNNYSNAFNFLTINMGRNDGLDKEMAVINSKGIIGVTEHVSSNYTRVQSILNKNSGLNARLKNSRYYGTLKWNGLDYNIVQLADIPRQAPVKIGDTIETDGKSTIFPEGILIGTVIEVNNNNAVDNSINVKLFNDMSNIGPVYVIKNLHKEEIKSLEN
- a CDS encoding rod shape-determining protein, with translation MGFFDFMTEDIAIDLGTANTLIIHNGKVVIDSPSIVARDRTTGKIIAIGKEANLMQGKTHENIKTIRPLKDGVIADFQASEEMIKEFVKQIPSIKKKLFPPALRMVICIPSGITEVEKRAVRDSAKHMNAKEIYLIYEPMAAAIGVGIDIMEPKGNMIIDIGGGTTEIAVIALAGIVCDQSVKVAGDLFTNDIMYYMRTQHNLHVGETTAEKIKITIGAATEDLETPPEDMLVQGRDLLSGKPKQVQVSYREIAKALDKSILRIEDAVMETLSKTPPELAADIYNSGIYLAGGGSMLRGLDKRLSRKTDLPVYVAEDPLRAVVRGTGIALKELGKYKNILMK
- the mrdA gene encoding penicillin-binding protein 2; this encodes MQKSFLLYFLITIVGVVFIGRLFQLQIIRGDNYDPIHNSAVKIDFDYPERGYIYDRNGVLLVANQLSYDVMIQPNQVKSLDTLEFCKLLKINKKSFLKRYNKANNYASYLPSVFLKQLAKEDFAFLQEKLHKYHGFFIQKRIIRKYPINAAANVLGYIGEVNEQLAKMDTYYEPGELIGKDGIEKQYEGFLRGSKGKKYFNRNNLNKVTGSFKNGEKDTLAENGKDLMLTLDIKLQEYAQKLMIGKRGGIVAIEPSSGEILALVTAPTYDPNMLVGRKRSKNSAILMDADNLEKPTYDRGLKASYPPGSPFKMMNALIGLQEGVITKDSSFKCYHGYKYGNRKGEFMKCHCGIVGRPVKLKIAIAKSCNTYFSNTYKRIVEKNNKPSEGVDNWANHVKSFGLGDYLGYDLPQGSPGLIPTGKYYDDAYRYRWNASTNISNAIGQGEVQTTPIQLANFTAAIANKGFFYTPHILKKVDKNPIKAPNFTEKKQTSIDKEHFDPVIEAMYEVYKTGTGRRNQVKGIDICGKTGTSENYAVVNGERIKLEDHSILVAFAPKDNPKIAIAIFVENGGYGSRIAAPITSLMIEKYLNGKISKATKYRETNMLNISLQSEYDKLIPKIEEIASGTE